A segment of the Macrobrachium rosenbergii isolate ZJJX-2024 chromosome 40, ASM4041242v1, whole genome shotgun sequence genome:
agttgttgttgttggaacTATAGTTGTAGAATTTGGTGAAGAGTTGTTGGTGGTTagaactagagttgtagtagttggagaaagttattgttgttgtggttgGGACTAGAGTTGTAGTAGATGGAGAAATAGTTGTtttggttggaactagagttgtagaatttgtagttgaagtagttgttgtggttggaactggagttgtagtagttggagaagtagttaTTGTGGTTGGAACTATAGTTGTAGAATTTTTTGAAGTAGTTATTGTGGTTGGAACTATAGTTGTAGAATTTtgtgaagtagttgttgtggttggaactagagttgttgtagttggagaagtagttgttgtggttggaactagagttgtagaatttgatgaagtagttgttgtggttggaactagagttgtagtagttggtgaagtagttgttgtggttggaactagagttgtagaatttggtgaagtagttgttgtggttggaactagagttgtaatACTTGGAGAAGTAGTTATTGAGGTTGGAACTATAGTTGTAGAATTTgatgaagtagttgttgtggttggaactaaagttgtagtagttggagaagtagtaGTTGtcgttggaactagagttgtagaatTTGGTGAAGTAGTTGTGGTcggaactagagttgtagtagttggagaagtagttaTTGTGGTTGGAAGTATAGTTGTAGAATTTggtgaagtagttgttgtggttggaactagagttgtagtagttggagaagtagaCTTGTACTAGTTTGGAGTAGTTATTGttgttggaactagagttgtagaatttggtgaagtagttgttgtggttggaactagagatGTAGAagttggagaagtagttgttgtagttggaactagagttgtagaatTTGGTGAAGTAGTTATTGTGGTTagaactagagttgtagtagttggagaagtagttaTTGTGGTTGGAACTACAGTTGTAGAATTTtgtgaagtagttgttgtggttggaactagagttttAGTAGTTGGAGAaatagttgttgtggttggaactagagttgtagaatTTGGTGATGTATGTGTtctggttggaactagagttgtagtagttggagaagtagttgttgtggttggaactagagttgtagaatTTGATGTAGTAGTTGTTGTGGTTAGAACTatagttgtagtagttggagaagtggtacttgtggttggaactagagttgtagaatTTGATGAAGTAGTATTTGTGGTTGGAACTAAAGctgtagtagttggagaagtagtaGTTGCGGTTGGAGCTAGACTTGTACTAGTTTGAGAAGtcgttgttgtggttggaactagactTGTAGTAGATGGAGAAGTAGCTGTTGTGGTTGTAACTAGAGATGTAGAagttggagaagtagttgttgtggttggaactagagttgtagaatttggtgaagtagctgttgtggttggaactagagttgtagta
Coding sequences within it:
- the LOC136825977 gene encoding LOW QUALITY PROTEIN: mucin-2-like (The sequence of the model RefSeq protein was modified relative to this genomic sequence to represent the inferred CDS: substituted 1 base at 1 genomic stop codon), giving the protein TTLVPTTTNTSPTTTTLVPTTTTTSSNSTTLVPTSTTPTTTTLLPTTKTTLPNSTTLVPTTITTSPTTTTLVPTTTATSPNSTTLVPTTTTTSPTSTSLVTTTTATSPSTTSLVPTTTTTSQTSTSLAPTATTTSPTTTALVPTTNTTSSNSTTLVPTTSTTSPTTTTIVLTTTTTTSNSTTLVPTTTTTSPTTTTLVPTRTHTSPNSTTLVPTTTTISPTTKTLVPTTTTTSQNSTTVVPTTITTSPTTTTLVLTTITTSPNSTTLVPTTTTTSPTSTSLVPTTTTTSPNSTTLVPTTITTPNXYKSTSPTTTTLVPTTTTTSPNSTTILPTTITTSPTTTTLVPTTTTSPNSTTLVPTTTTTSPTTTTLVPTTTTTSSNSTTIVPTSITTSPSITTLVPTTTTTSPNSTTLVPTTTTTSPTTTTLVPTTTTTSSNSTTLVPTTTTTSPTTTTLVPTTTTTSQNSTTIVPTTITTSKNSTTIVPTTITTSPTTTTPVPTTTTTTTSPTTTTLIPTTTTTTSNSTTLVPTSTNTSPTTTTLVPTTTATSPNSTTLVPTKTTISPSTTTLVPTTTTTSPTTTTLVLTTTTTSPNSTNIVPTTATTSPTTTTLVPTTTTTSPNSTTLVPTTISITPTTTTLVPTTTTSPNSTTILPNTTTTSPTTTTLVPTTTTASSNSTTLVPTTTTTSPTTTTLIPTTTTTTSNSTTLVPTSTNTSPTTTTLVPTTTTSPNSTTTSSTTTTLVQPQISSNHNNYFSNYYNSSSNHNNYFTKYNPVPN